The genomic segment CCAGCATGATGACAGCCTCCTCATTGGTCTGCGTAAGGATACTGATGGTTTCGTTCTTCTTGCGGGAAGATGCATCGGCTTCTTTTGAAGCGTTACTTCCTAGTAATCGCGTAACATCTTCTAGGATAGGCTGATACATATAAACCTTTTTCTCCTGAATCTCGTATGGATGCTTCACGATTCTTACCTCTCCATCTTCTTGACTCATGGAGATGATAGGGGTAGATTTGATTCGCTGGCGGATGTTGCGGGCGAAGTCGTTGGCAGCATCCACGATATGGCGAAGACTGCGGTAATTCTCCGTCATCTCGATGAAACGGCTGTGCTCTGTCTGGGTCAGTTCATAGAGATACCGCGAGTTGGAACCTCTAAACTCATAGATGTTCTGGTCATCATCTCCTACGGCAATCACCCTCATCTCTTCGTTGGCTTTCATCAGAGCAGAGACAAGGGCATAGTCATCCTTGCTCATGTCTTGCGCCTCATCGATCACGAGCACGGTCTTGCTGATGCGATTGGGCTCCACTTCTCCATTGTTGATCATTTCGGCGGCTTGCTTAACCACATCTCCTGCCTCATCCAGATTGCCAACTCTGCCTAGCAGGTCGAAGCAGTAAGAATGGAAGGTCTTGATCTCTACGAAATGGGCGGCATTGCCGATGAGTTGCATCAGTCGCTGCTTGAACTCGGTAGCGGCTGCACGCGAGAAAGTGAGCATCAGGAGTTGTTCGTGCTTTACATCTTCCAGCAGCAGGAGAGAGGCAAGCTTATGTACGAGTACACGTGTCTTGCCGCTGCCGGGACCGGCAGCGACTACGATGCAGCGAGACTCGTGGTCGTCGATGATTTCCTTCTGTCTCTTGGAGAGCATTCCGAAGAGTTTCTTATACTTCGAAGGTGTTACGTTGCGCTCTATCTCAGTCTCCCGGTTGCCCTTGAAGTATTTTGAGATGAAGCGGTGGTAGTCCATCTGGAAATAATCCTGCACATATTGCAGGGCGGCGTCATAATCCCTTACCATCAGGTTGGCATATTCGCCCACGATGTGAATCTGTTGAATCTTCTGCTTGTAGAATTCATTGAGCATGCGGTAATCCTCCTGCTTATAGTGGAGGCGAGGTTCCTTGATGCGTTTAATTGCCATTGCATTGTAGAGTACCAGGAATCCTCCTTCCAGCTTCATGGCTCCTATCTTGGAGAGATAGAGCAAGGCTTCCTCCACGTCTTCCAACTGTAGGGAAGAGAAGTCGGAAAAGAGTGACTGGTTGTTGGATTTCAGATCGTTCAGCAGTTCAACTACCGAGAATTGAAGAGGCTTCTCTTTTCTATTGTCTGTTGCGCCAGAGGCTTTTCCTAAACCTTTTTCTTCAGAAGGATTCTTTTCTTCAGAAGAGGTATTGTTGCTCTCTTCTGTTATAGTTTTACTGTTTTCTTCAGCCAGGCTGTATAGTCTTTCAATGATGAATCGACAAACCTCAATTCGTCTTTCGAATCGCTTGATGATGGTCTCTATGTCCTTGTCTCTTGTCACGATAAGATTGCAGACGCCGTCTTCCTTCTTGTGCGTATATCCCTTTACTGCCAGGAAGTATAGCAGTGTGCGGATTTTCTTTTCGGTTGAAGTGTTGATGCCGTCGTGTACGGCATTGTTATTGAGTTGCTTGTATGTGATATGCAGCGATTCATCCGGGATATGTTCCAGAATGTATCTTTCCAGTTTGGCGAAGTTTTCCAGCATCTGCTGAGGCTTTCGTTGCTTGTCGCTGATGTCTTGCAGATAGGCTGATATGTCACGGGTATCGGCAAGGATGCCTTCCTGTCGCATTCTGTCAACGGAAGAGATGACGTCTCGCTTGCTGAGTCCTAAGATGTCGGCGAGGTAATCGATGCGGGATTCAGCCTCGCTATCCTGTGCCTTGGCTATATGCTTCTGGGTGATGAGCGACTTGATGATGCGGATGGCATTCTTCATCTCATCTTCCGAGAACAGGGGTGATTCGGTGAGGCGCAGTCTTGCCTCGTCCATGTTCTTGACGGTGATGCCTGTGGCATAGACGTGCGGAATATTGTTGCCACGCTCTATGTATCCGCTCTGTTCTAGAGCAGAAAGGGCGGTGCGAACACGGGTTTCTATGTCGGATACCGAGTCGTCCCAACCGGCTTGACGGGCTATCTCCAGTGCCGAACAACTTACATGTGGGCGCTGCTTGGTAAAATCCTTAATGGCTTTCCATACCTGTTGTATCTCGCTGATGCTCAGCTTGGTTTGGTTGAGCAGGATGAAGTGCTTGTCCAAGTCCTCATCGCTATAGAGTACATAGCATTTGGCATCGAGGTGTGGATCTCTTCCTGCACGTCCAGCCTCTTGTACATAGTTCTCCAGAGAGTCGGAGATGTCGTAGTGGATAACCAGCCCCACATCGCTCTTATCTACTCCCATACCGAAGGCGGAGGTGGCAACGATGATTCTAACCTTATCGCTCATGAAGGCATCCTGATTGTGTATCTTCTCATCGGCATCCATCTTGCCATTATAGGGCAGGGTGGATATGCCGTCACGGGTCAGTTTTTGGGCGAGTTCCCGGGTTCGCTTGGTGCGGGATACGTAGATGATGGTAGGGCAATCAGCCTGCTCTACCAACGAGCGCAGGAGATTGTATTTATTGCCGTCACTATCTACGTGGATAACGGAATAGTGCAGGTTGGTACGTGAGGCTGATGAGGCGAAGAGCTGGAGGTCGGTGCCCAGCCAATGCTTGAAATAGTCGCAGATGTCCTGCACCACCTTCTGTTTTGCAGTGGCGGTAAAGCAAGATACGGGTATCAGGGTCTGAGCATGATTACGGGCTATGGCGTCCTTGCCAAACTTGCGTTCCTGATATTCCTTGATAAATTTGCCGATGTATAGGTAATCCACCCGGAAGTCTTGTCCCCATGCAGAGAAGCAGTGAGCTTCATCAATGACGAATCTCACCACATGCCGTGCCATCAGGATGCGCTCGATGGTTTTGGAGCGCAACATCTCTGGTGCTATATATAATAAGGTGGCATCTCCGCTCTGCACTCGTTCGATGGCTAGGGAGCGGGAGATAGGGTCGAGGAGACCGTTGATGGTTACGGCATCGGTGAAGCCGCGGTCTGCGAGGTTATCTACCTGGTCTTTCATCAATGATTGCAGAGGCGAGATAACCACGGTGAGTCCATGTATGGTTCTGCCATCCATCAAGGCTGGCAACTGGAAGGTGAGCGACTTGCCGCCACCCGTAGGAAATATAGCCAATAATGACTTGCCATCCACTGCTGCCTGCGATGCCTGTTCCTGCAGCGGTTCGCCATCATAGGTACGGAAGGCATCATAGCCAAAGAGTTGTTGCAGGTTGTGATGAATGTCGAGCATGCGGTTGCAATACTCGCAGCCATCGGTGCATTGGGTATGGCAGAGCATATAGATGATATGTTCTACTTCGGGATAATGGAAGAGTACCCAACCTGGGGTAACAGATTGGTAATCGTCTGTGCCTATGAGAGCCAAGGCGTATGCCAAGCCGCAAGGCGACTGGGCTGCAAGAGCCGGAATATCGGCATGGTCGCAAATATGATTCTTGTATTCAGAAAGAATGAATTCAGAAACGTCTCTGATTGCATCATCCTTTTCGATGGCTCCCACATACATCAGGAATCCTCTGAATTCCTCTTCATGCTGGAGCAGCAAGGTGAAGATTTTCCTCTTCCTTTCTGATAATTGATTCCATGCAGCGATTTCATCCATCAAAAGCTCCTTGGCTTTCTCGCAGTCATTGACTGGATTATTCATCTGCTCGCTCATCAGTTTGTCGTCCTTTACCAGATGATGGTAAGGGCGCTTGGGGAAGAGGAGCGGGGAGAGATAGAGGGTATCTATCAGTATGCCGTTGAGTTGGAGATAGCGGGCATCGTGATGAATGAGGTTATGACCGCAGATATAGTCAACCTTTCCTTCTTGCAGGAACTTGTTCAGTGCCGTCTGTGATGCTTGGTGGAAGTTGGCTCCGTCATAACGCAATGCTCCGATGTCGTGTATTTTATGGTCTTTCAGTCCCACTTCGGTATCCACGAAGGCAATGTTCCTGCTTCTGGCATCTTTCTTCTTGATGTCAGAACTTACGGTGAGATTGTTTTTCCTTTCAAAGAGGCGACTGAATATTGACATAATCTTCGATGTTTATATTTCCACCGCAAATGTACAATTATTATTTGATATATGCAAATAATCAAGCGCTTTTATCTTCTTTGAAAGCTGTTTTTATACAATTCCAAGAGGCTCGTGAGGATAACTTCAAGGCAGATTAATATGCTCCTAAAACCTTCCAGTCGTCTATGAGTTTGAACAGTCGGGGCATGGCTGGCTTGTAGCTGTCGGGATAGGTGAGGGAATAAACGAAGAGTATTCTGCCACTTTTGATGAATTTATCGTAATGACTGTAGCCATCTACTCTTACTCCGTTTTCATAGATAGGACCGGAGAGGATGAATGCCTTATTCGATGCCTGCATCGTCCGCTCCGAATGAAGCTTCTGGGCTAGAGAATCGGCACAAGCCTGGAGGGTGTTGCTATAGTTGGGGGTAACGTAACTCTCCAGGATGATGTTGGCATGATTGGTGAATGAGAAGCGGGCATAGCCCTGGTATCCCGATACCGAAGTATCCTCCTGCTGGAAGAAGCAAGGATATTTGACAACGTAGCCGAAGTCCGGATCATTGTATTCCTTCATGGGTGCCATCTCTACCTTGGTCTTGAAATCCGCCATCGGTGTATGCTGATCTTTCGTAACCTCATGATGATAGTTGATGATGAAGTTTATCATCATCAGCAAGACAACTGCTATCAAAAAAATCTTCTTCATATCTTTGCTTCTGTATTATAGCTGCAAAGGTATGAAGAAGATGAGAAACTGCCAAATAATAAGTATGACATTTGGCTGACATTTCTGAACTTATCTGATAATCAGTCGATAAGACTTGCCTCTTTCCGACTCAATCATGAGGTTGCTATTCAGCTCAATCACCGGTTTGATACGGCGAATCAAGGTATAGAGCGTTTCGCTGGCATCCGGTTTCTTAGGCCAAAGAGCATCACAAATCTCCTGTTTGGAGAGTTGATGATGCGTATTGTTGAAGAAGAGTTGCATCAGTTGGTGCTGCATCGGAGTAAACTTGATGGCTTGTCCGCTTTCCTGATTGTAGAAGGAATCCTCGTCTTGAGAATAGCACATGGTGCCGAACATATCAGCCTCATGATTCCAGGGTTGCTTTCTGCGATGATAGTATAGCGATGCAATTGCCCAAATCATAGCCATGAGGGTAAGCGTCAAAGATGTCCGCTGGTTGCTCATACTCAAAACATCTGCCATCGAACAGTTAGCATAACTTTGGATAGAATGCTCGTTGAGGAGCATCTGTTTGCTGCTGAGCAGGTTGGCGCTATTTACCAACTGGGAATTGTTTTTGCCTCTTCTTCTGTCTTCCATCACATAGCAGAGATTGCTGGTTGATTTCAGCAAATCGATACTGAGATGCGAGCGGTAGCTCTGGATGGTATCAGGCGTAATCCATTGATATTTATTTTCCTGAAGAGTCAGAGCCAAAGCTTTGTTCATATCTTGTACAATGGCATACTGAGCCTTGCGGTAGTTACTCACGCTGGAGAATGCCGCAGACATCACAAGGATGGCGAAGATGAGGATGGAATGATATGCTTTCAGTTTCATATTATCTATTCTGTTTAAATGATATACTGTTTAAAGATTCAAATGCAAAAGTACAGAAATTCTATGAAAGATGGAATAAAACTAGATATAATATTCGTTAATTGATAAATGTCAGACTCATGTCAGTCATATTTTTCGCTTCGGTCTTCTCTTTTTGATACCTTTGCAGCAGAAAACAAGTTTTAGAAAAGTATATGATGACAATGAAGAAAAGTAAATTGTTAACAGCTATGGTGATGCTGTGGGCATTGATCTCTTGTGTAGAAATACGTGCCCAGGAGATCCAGAAGGTATCGAATGATTCTATAGCCTTGCAAGAGGTTGTTGTGAAGGCGGCACGAGTAGTCAACAAGGAAGATGGTAAGTTGATATTCCCAAGCGATATTCAGAAGCAGCGTTCTTTTTCTGGTTTTTCGCTTTTAGGAAAGTTGGCTTTGCCTCATATCAGGGTTGATGAGGCTGGCCGTTCCATTTCTGCTACCGATAATAAAGGAGAAGTACAGATTCGTATCAATGGCATTCTCGCCAATATGCATGACGTGCAGATGCTGGATGTAGCTTCTGTTATGAGTGTAGATTATATCGATAGCCCTGGCGTAAGATATGGAAAGAATATTGCATACGTGATAGATATTCATACCCGCAGGGCTTCATCGGGTGGCAGTTTGGGCTTCAACCTGACCAATGCACTAACTACCAAGATCGGTTCGAACGATGTCTATGCATCTGTCAATAGGGGCAAGAGCCAATTGAATATTTTATATGAGCAGACTTATGTGGATAATAAGGCATCCGAATATAATGAGGATGCTCAGTATCTTCTACATGATGGTTCTGAGTATCAGATATCTCGAAAAATCATGAATGTGGCAACTCGAAATTATGATAATACATTGCAGTTGAAGTATAATCTGGCTGATTCTGCATTATATGTATTCCAGACAACGCTTACCACGGATTTCAGCAATCAGCCTTATACATCGAATGAGATGTGGTTTTCTGAATCTGGAAAGCCTGCGTATCCTGTTTACAGAACCAGCAAGGATAGGGATTTTACTCCTGCTCTCGATTTGTATTTCTATCATCAGTTGGGCAAGCATCAGTCTTTGTCGGCAGATGTTTTGGGTACTTATATTCACACCAAAGGAGCCTATTATGAAGGTGAGGGCGAACCCTATCAATATCAGGTAGATGGAAAGACCTATTCGCTCATAGCCGAGGCTATCTATGAAAACCGGTTGAAACCCTTTACTTTTTCTGCAGGAACCAACTTGAACTGGAAATATATGGATAATCAGTATTTGGGTGATGTGGTTAGCGAGAATGGTATCCGTTCATTGGGTATTTATGGTTTTGCACAAATCAAGGGAAGTTTGGGACAATTCAAGGAAGGAACATCCCGTTTAACTTATGTGGCTGGCTTTGGGTTGAGTAATCAGTCTTATCGACAGGGAGATGAGGATTTTAGTTTTTGGCTTTGTCGTCCGAAACTCACATTGGCTTATTCCTTGACATCTTCGTTTCAGATCCGCTTGGGAAGTGAATTATCACAGCATATTTCGCAGATAGCTATGATTTCGGATACCCGTATTCGAAAGAACAGTATGGAATGGACTGTGGGTAATCCTTCGCTTAAGCCTAACAGTAGATATGAAAACTGGGTGGTATTCTCTTTCAGTAAACCAAGGATAAATACTGATTTTACCTTGAATTATCGCATCAATCGTCATTGTGATTTGGCGAAATACACCCGCACGGAAAATGATCAGTTTCTTTATTCCCAGATGAATCAGCCCCATTGTAATATGTTGTATCTTACGAATGATACCCGGTTTGACATTATCCCCGACCACCTTATATTATCTGTGAACGCAGGTATTTACCGTTTTTTCAATAAGGGCGATGAGTACAGTCATTGTTATACCGCTTATAATTATGGTGGAACATTACAGGGGTATTGGGGAAAATGGACTGTGATACTGTATGCTGATAACGGTTGGAATTTTATGGAGGGAGAGAACATCGGGCATAATCCTCCTTCATTGGCAGCCTCAGCCAGTTATCATATAGGTGATTTCGATTTTACGCTCTATATGCATAATCCGTTTATGGCTCATCCGAAATCCTATTCTGCAGAAATCGTCAACGCTTTGCTCCGTAAG from the Segatella copri genome contains:
- a CDS encoding RecQ family ATP-dependent DNA helicase gives rise to the protein MSIFSRLFERKNNLTVSSDIKKKDARSRNIAFVDTEVGLKDHKIHDIGALRYDGANFHQASQTALNKFLQEGKVDYICGHNLIHHDARYLQLNGILIDTLYLSPLLFPKRPYHHLVKDDKLMSEQMNNPVNDCEKAKELLMDEIAAWNQLSERKRKIFTLLLQHEEEFRGFLMYVGAIEKDDAIRDVSEFILSEYKNHICDHADIPALAAQSPCGLAYALALIGTDDYQSVTPGWVLFHYPEVEHIIYMLCHTQCTDGCEYCNRMLDIHHNLQQLFGYDAFRTYDGEPLQEQASQAAVDGKSLLAIFPTGGGKSLTFQLPALMDGRTIHGLTVVISPLQSLMKDQVDNLADRGFTDAVTINGLLDPISRSLAIERVQSGDATLLYIAPEMLRSKTIERILMARHVVRFVIDEAHCFSAWGQDFRVDYLYIGKFIKEYQERKFGKDAIARNHAQTLIPVSCFTATAKQKVVQDICDYFKHWLGTDLQLFASSASRTNLHYSVIHVDSDGNKYNLLRSLVEQADCPTIIYVSRTKRTRELAQKLTRDGISTLPYNGKMDADEKIHNQDAFMSDKVRIIVATSAFGMGVDKSDVGLVIHYDISDSLENYVQEAGRAGRDPHLDAKCYVLYSDEDLDKHFILLNQTKLSISEIQQVWKAIKDFTKQRPHVSCSALEIARQAGWDDSVSDIETRVRTALSALEQSGYIERGNNIPHVYATGITVKNMDEARLRLTESPLFSEDEMKNAIRIIKSLITQKHIAKAQDSEAESRIDYLADILGLSKRDVISSVDRMRQEGILADTRDISAYLQDISDKQRKPQQMLENFAKLERYILEHIPDESLHITYKQLNNNAVHDGINTSTEKKIRTLLYFLAVKGYTHKKEDGVCNLIVTRDKDIETIIKRFERRIEVCRFIIERLYSLAEENSKTITEESNNTSSEEKNPSEEKGLGKASGATDNRKEKPLQFSVVELLNDLKSNNQSLFSDFSSLQLEDVEEALLYLSKIGAMKLEGGFLVLYNAMAIKRIKEPRLHYKQEDYRMLNEFYKQKIQQIHIVGEYANLMVRDYDAALQYVQDYFQMDYHRFISKYFKGNRETEIERNVTPSKYKKLFGMLSKRQKEIIDDHESRCIVVAAGPGSGKTRVLVHKLASLLLLEDVKHEQLLMLTFSRAAATEFKQRLMQLIGNAAHFVEIKTFHSYCFDLLGRVGNLDEAGDVVKQAAEMINNGEVEPNRISKTVLVIDEAQDMSKDDYALVSALMKANEEMRVIAVGDDDQNIYEFRGSNSRYLYELTQTEHSRFIEMTENYRSLRHIVDAANDFARNIRQRIKSTPIISMSQEDGEVRIVKHPYEIQEKKVYMYQPILEDVTRLLGSNASKEADASSRKKNETISILTQTNEEAVIMLALLHSHGIKAKLVQSMDGLRFWNLAEVRYFLKKIDQGIKETKSPIIPDDIWETTKQLTFQKYATSQALPYLRRSLQIFEQTNRAKYYSDLREFVFESSVEDFCDISKSDIVVSTIHKAKGHEFDHVLMLITHPEHPTDDILRRYYVGMTRAKRTLAIHTNGNLFDSLKSAQHLYDAQAYDEPNEIVLQLSHKDVNLGFSKPHKDTILCLRSGMPLTYHDHCLCLPSTGRDIAQVSIKMKEKLGKWELKGYKVTAARIRFIVAWKSKDAPRDEKESAIVLADLVMKK
- a CDS encoding winged helix-turn-helix domain-containing protein — encoded protein: MKLKAYHSILIFAILVMSAAFSSVSNYRKAQYAIVQDMNKALALTLQENKYQWITPDTIQSYRSHLSIDLLKSTSNLCYVMEDRRRGKNNSQLVNSANLLSSKQMLLNEHSIQSYANCSMADVLSMSNQRTSLTLTLMAMIWAIASLYYHRRKQPWNHEADMFGTMCYSQDEDSFYNQESGQAIKFTPMQHQLMQLFFNNTHHQLSKQEICDALWPKKPDASETLYTLIRRIKPVIELNSNLMIESERGKSYRLIIR